A single genomic interval of Rosistilla ulvae harbors:
- the dnaN gene encoding DNA polymerase III subunit beta — MKITCERETFAAAFQLAAGVAPSRSPKAILQNVKIIARDGAVTLSATDMEVGIHLNVDGVEIETDGTALLPVQRVSSILRESSDEHLTFEASETGIKVRGSRSRFQLPGANPDEFPSVATFQETSYHEIATRLFRELVRRTVFATDAESGRYALGGVLLEMEGERVTAVGTDGRRLATMTGTGVSIGEHKTSGTNTIVPNRSISLIERALNDKDETVEVAARSNDLLVRTPRCTIYSRLVEGRYPNWRQVLPQREDVVTIDLTIGPLHAALRQAAIVTDHESRGIDFTFGEGTMLLEANTAEVGESRVEMPIGYEGEPIKVTLDHRFLADFCKVLDAERTVQMEIESSDRPALLTTDDGFQYVVMPMARDR, encoded by the coding sequence ATGAAAATCACGTGCGAACGAGAAACTTTTGCAGCCGCGTTCCAGCTGGCAGCAGGGGTCGCACCATCGCGAAGTCCCAAAGCGATCCTGCAAAACGTCAAGATTATCGCTCGAGACGGAGCTGTCACGCTTAGCGCGACCGACATGGAAGTCGGCATCCACCTGAACGTCGATGGTGTCGAGATCGAGACCGATGGAACCGCGTTGCTGCCGGTCCAACGGGTCAGTTCGATTCTGCGGGAAAGCAGCGATGAACATCTGACTTTCGAAGCCAGCGAAACCGGGATCAAAGTCAGGGGCAGCCGCAGCCGTTTCCAGCTGCCTGGCGCCAACCCCGATGAATTCCCCAGCGTGGCGACGTTCCAAGAGACCAGTTACCACGAGATCGCGACCCGTTTGTTCCGCGAATTGGTCCGCCGAACCGTCTTTGCGACCGATGCCGAAAGCGGCCGATACGCACTGGGCGGCGTGCTGTTGGAAATGGAAGGGGAACGTGTCACCGCGGTTGGTACCGACGGACGCCGATTGGCGACGATGACCGGCACCGGAGTTAGCATCGGCGAACACAAGACCTCCGGCACCAACACGATCGTCCCGAATCGATCGATCAGCCTGATCGAACGGGCGCTCAACGACAAAGACGAAACCGTCGAAGTCGCTGCCCGGTCGAACGATCTGTTGGTTCGCACGCCACGTTGCACGATCTATTCGCGATTGGTCGAAGGCCGTTATCCCAACTGGCGACAAGTTCTGCCCCAACGCGAAGATGTGGTCACGATCGATCTAACGATTGGTCCGCTGCATGCGGCACTGCGACAAGCGGCGATCGTGACCGATCACGAGAGTCGCGGCATCGATTTCACCTTTGGCGAAGGGACGATGTTGTTGGAAGCGAACACCGCCGAGGTGGGTGAATCGCGAGTCGAGATGCCCATCGGATACGAAGGCGAACCGATCAAGGTGACTTTGGATCATCGCTTCCTCGCCGACTTCTGCAAAGTCTTGGATGCCGAACGGACCGTGCAGATGGAAATCGAATCTTCCGATCGCCCCGCATTGCTGACGACCGATGATGGATTCCAATACGTGGTGATGCCGATGGCCCGTGACCGTTAG
- a CDS encoding DUF721 domain-containing protein, with translation MSREPEERKKQHARKIGSIVNQLMARRGYAQVQTGNEMERIVRRVVGDNLANTCRPGNVRNGTLEIAVSDSVSIQELSFQKRALIKALQKEFPQSGIKDIRFRAG, from the coding sequence ATGTCGCGTGAACCCGAAGAGAGAAAAAAGCAACACGCTCGAAAAATCGGGTCGATCGTCAATCAATTGATGGCTCGCCGCGGTTACGCTCAGGTTCAGACCGGCAACGAAATGGAGCGGATCGTCCGGCGAGTGGTCGGCGACAATTTGGCCAACACCTGTCGCCCCGGCAACGTTCGCAACGGCACTCTGGAAATCGCGGTCAGCGATTCGGTATCGATCCAAGAACTGTCGTTCCAAAAACGCGCCCTGATCAAAGCGTTACAAAAAGAATTTCCCCAGAGCGGTATCAAAGACATACGATTCCGCGCCGGTTAA
- the lysA gene encoding diaminopimelate decarboxylase, protein MTITTNFATSRTEIAGHSITDLANQFGTPLYVYDSAVIAQRVADLQMFDDIRYAQKALSNIAILDRLRKQNVLVDAVSAGEIHRALAAGYEPHGEGHPIVYTADIFDREALELVKKHGIHVNCGSPDMIDQLGEVVPGADLTLRINPGFGHGHSQKTNTGGPQSKHGIWHGDLDECQRRADRYGITITGLHMHIGSGTDLEHLSKVCDSMRDAALSVGRTITTISAGGGLPVRYKKEETYVDLAAYYKLWNTVREELQTKFDHAVRLEIEPGRYLAAECGYLVTEIRAIKNMGENMFYLVDAGFNDLARPILYGAHHPISICSRSGAEDRPLVNVVVGGPLCESGDIFTQEEGGFVSHRELPRAEVGDLLILENAGAYGFVMASNYNSRLRASELLLEDGQAKVIRSRETFEQLLASETIPS, encoded by the coding sequence ATGACGATCACAACCAACTTTGCCACATCGCGAACCGAAATCGCGGGACATTCGATCACCGACTTGGCCAACCAATTCGGAACGCCTTTGTACGTCTACGACTCCGCAGTGATCGCCCAACGCGTCGCCGACCTGCAGATGTTCGACGACATCCGTTACGCTCAAAAGGCGTTGTCGAATATAGCGATCCTCGATCGATTGCGAAAGCAAAACGTGTTGGTCGACGCGGTCAGCGCCGGCGAAATCCATCGCGCTCTTGCCGCTGGATACGAACCACACGGGGAAGGGCACCCGATCGTTTACACCGCCGATATCTTCGACCGCGAAGCGTTGGAGTTGGTTAAAAAGCACGGGATCCACGTCAATTGTGGTTCGCCCGACATGATCGACCAATTGGGCGAAGTCGTTCCAGGAGCGGATCTCACGCTGCGAATCAATCCTGGTTTCGGGCACGGGCATAGCCAAAAGACCAACACCGGCGGGCCGCAATCGAAGCATGGTATCTGGCACGGCGACCTGGACGAATGCCAACGCCGCGCCGATCGCTACGGGATAACGATCACCGGCTTGCACATGCACATCGGTTCGGGAACCGATCTGGAACATTTGTCGAAGGTCTGCGATTCGATGCGCGACGCGGCATTGTCGGTCGGCCGAACCATCACCACGATCAGTGCCGGTGGCGGTCTTCCGGTTCGTTATAAGAAAGAGGAAACGTACGTCGACCTGGCGGCTTATTACAAGTTGTGGAACACGGTCCGCGAGGAACTGCAAACCAAGTTCGACCACGCGGTGCGACTGGAGATCGAACCGGGTCGTTACCTCGCGGCGGAGTGTGGTTATCTGGTCACCGAGATTCGGGCGATCAAGAACATGGGAGAAAACATGTTCTACCTGGTCGACGCCGGCTTTAACGACTTGGCCCGTCCGATCTTGTACGGGGCGCATCATCCGATTTCGATATGTTCTCGCAGCGGAGCCGAAGACCGTCCGTTGGTGAACGTGGTCGTCGGCGGACCGTTGTGTGAATCGGGCGACATCTTCACTCAAGAGGAAGGCGGCTTTGTTTCGCATCGCGAGCTTCCACGAGCGGAGGTTGGCGATCTGTTGATCCTCGAAAATGCGGGGGCCTACGGTTTTGTGATGGCCAGCAATTACAACAGCCGGCTGCGTGCATCGGAGCTGTTGTTGGAAGACGGGCAAGCCAAAGTGATTCGCAGTCGCGAGACATTCGAACAATTGTTGGCTAGCGAAACGATCCCCAGCTGA
- the folE gene encoding GTP cyclohydrolase I FolE, which produces MNDKNSSRPVDLEAIKQAVRTILVAVGEDPDRAGLLETPRRVADMYAEMFSGLHIQPERHLEVTFPESYDEIVVVRDITFTSMCEHHLLPFSGTAHVAYLPNGCVTGLSKLARVVEEVSRRPQVQERMTQTIADMIEKHLNSSGVAVVIQAEHSCMSIRGVRKPGSETITSALRGVFKKNAASRAEVLSLIKS; this is translated from the coding sequence GTGAACGATAAAAACAGCAGTCGACCGGTCGATCTCGAAGCGATCAAACAGGCGGTAAGAACGATCTTGGTCGCGGTCGGCGAAGATCCCGATCGGGCCGGACTATTGGAAACCCCTCGCCGCGTCGCCGATATGTACGCGGAGATGTTCTCGGGATTGCACATTCAACCCGAACGGCATCTGGAAGTCACGTTCCCCGAATCGTACGACGAGATCGTTGTCGTTCGCGACATCACCTTCACCAGCATGTGCGAACACCATCTGCTGCCGTTCAGTGGAACCGCTCACGTCGCCTACCTGCCCAACGGCTGCGTCACCGGACTCAGTAAATTGGCTCGCGTCGTCGAAGAGGTTTCGCGTCGACCGCAGGTTCAAGAGCGGATGACGCAGACGATCGCCGACATGATCGAAAAGCATCTGAATTCCAGCGGCGTCGCGGTGGTGATCCAAGCGGAACACTCGTGCATGTCGATTCGCGGCGTCCGCAAGCCGGGCAGCGAGACGATCACAAGCGCTCTCCGCGGCGTGTTCAAGAAAAACGCGGCTAGCCGAGCCGAAGTGCTGTCGTTGATCAAAAGCTAA
- a CDS encoding 6-pyruvoyl trahydropterin synthase family protein translates to MIIQKEYKFYAAHRNEELDDKCSNLHGHRYGLRCFFEVKRSGALSTLFGDFDAKIDPYLKDQYDHGMLIHTGDSLYATLQDHMQRTGERFKLKVLDGPTSVENLAHKMFTEITEMGFRLQQLEVRETDTSVVTYTRDDWDEHNRDMAAEQAAATS, encoded by the coding sequence GTGATCATCCAAAAGGAATACAAGTTCTACGCGGCCCATCGCAACGAAGAACTCGACGACAAATGCAGCAACTTGCACGGACACCGATACGGTCTGCGATGCTTCTTCGAAGTCAAGCGATCGGGGGCGTTGTCGACGTTGTTCGGTGACTTCGACGCCAAGATCGACCCTTATCTAAAGGATCAATACGATCACGGGATGCTGATCCACACCGGCGATTCGCTGTACGCGACGCTTCAAGATCACATGCAGCGGACCGGCGAAAGGTTCAAATTGAAAGTGCTCGATGGGCCGACAAGCGTCGAGAATCTAGCTCACAAGATGTTCACCGAAATCACCGAGATGGGCTTCCGCTTGCAACAGTTGGAGGTTCGCGAGACCGACACCTCCGTCGTCACCTACACCCGCGACGACTGGGACGAACACAATCGCGACATGGCTGCCGAACAAGCCGCAGCAACTTCTTAA
- a CDS encoding S26 family signal peptidase, producing the protein MNRRFAWPVLVFLVLIPVAIRIAMFRGMIRPLLVASESMAPTLWGPSATLRCSGCGIDLRVVVRGDKPPRHVTCFQCGTRQRIETVQVDRGDRVVIDTATYWFQNPKRFDWVAFTDDDGSLSVKRMLGLPGESIELAHGDLFASGQPIRRSLTQALATSIPVDDDRFRKQDVSRWRCDDDDWTKLEDRFRCEASSSDTHSPLVYHHVQVYQNNRPERVMDDYPGNQQVSRQMVPVDDLIVQMVCSAAEGAELTISLWVREQVLSVLLQRTANGWATSNASKTKPKTWRSRSDGTDLLTAAHIDGQLWLAINGQSHVVDPIVSDSKPPVDAKQPIAITCRSAEHPVTIRNLRVDRDLHWWHPDAIDRWSAATALPERGYFVVGDNVPVSIDSRTEPLPISRDQIIGRVIPYR; encoded by the coding sequence GTGAACCGGCGTTTCGCGTGGCCCGTGCTGGTGTTCCTTGTGCTGATCCCCGTCGCGATCCGGATCGCGATGTTCCGCGGCATGATTCGTCCGCTGCTGGTCGCCAGTGAATCGATGGCCCCAACGCTGTGGGGACCTTCGGCAACGCTTCGCTGCAGCGGTTGTGGGATCGATCTACGCGTTGTCGTTCGCGGCGACAAACCGCCTCGACACGTCACGTGCTTTCAATGCGGAACCCGCCAGAGAATCGAAACAGTGCAAGTCGATCGAGGTGATCGCGTTGTCATCGACACGGCTACCTACTGGTTTCAAAATCCCAAACGATTCGATTGGGTTGCGTTCACCGACGACGATGGATCCCTTTCGGTCAAACGGATGTTGGGACTTCCCGGAGAATCGATCGAGCTGGCTCATGGCGATCTGTTTGCGTCGGGGCAACCGATTCGTCGATCGTTGACGCAAGCATTGGCGACATCGATCCCGGTCGATGACGATCGATTCCGCAAGCAAGACGTCTCGCGATGGCGCTGCGATGACGACGATTGGACCAAGCTAGAGGATCGTTTTCGGTGCGAAGCCTCGTCTTCTGACACTCATTCGCCATTGGTCTACCATCACGTCCAGGTCTATCAAAACAATCGTCCCGAGCGAGTGATGGACGATTACCCGGGGAACCAACAGGTTTCGCGGCAGATGGTTCCGGTCGACGACCTGATCGTGCAAATGGTTTGTTCCGCCGCCGAGGGAGCCGAACTAACGATCTCACTGTGGGTTCGCGAGCAAGTTTTAAGCGTTCTGCTCCAACGAACGGCCAACGGTTGGGCAACATCTAACGCCTCGAAAACGAAGCCTAAAACGTGGCGATCGCGCAGCGACGGTACCGATTTGTTGACGGCTGCTCATATCGACGGACAGCTGTGGCTGGCTATCAACGGCCAATCGCACGTCGTCGATCCGATCGTCTCCGATTCCAAACCGCCAGTCGATGCGAAGCAACCGATTGCGATCACATGTCGATCGGCGGAACATCCGGTTACGATTCGCAACTTGCGTGTCGATCGCGATCTACATTGGTGGCATCCCGATGCGATCGATCGATGGAGTGCGGCGACCGCATTGCCCGAGCGGGGCTATTTTGTCGTGGGGGACAATGTTCCGGTTTCGATCGACAGCCGGACCGAGCCGCTGCCGATCTCCCGCGACCAGATCATCGGCCGCGTGATACCGTATCGATGA
- a CDS encoding AAA family ATPase: MTIAIESAEEEAEIVQQLRQGRSAIESELAKVIIGQHDVIEQLIISLFAGGHCLITGAPGLAKTLLVSSVAKIFHLDFQRIQFTPDLMPADITGTEILEDLGDGRRAMKFVRGPIFGNVILADEINRTPPKTQAALLEAMQEHQVTAAGSRHPLPEPFFVLATQNPIEMEGTYPLPEAQLDRFLFNVLIDYLPHEDELAVVMQTTSKKAEPIQPLFTGVDVLKFQEVVRRVPIAKEVASYAVQLAAATRPNREGSLDFINQWVTWGAGTRAAQTLVLGAKARALLNGHSHVSLEDIRALAKPTLRHRVLLGYKAEAEGITVDQTIQRLLDTTLA; this comes from the coding sequence GTGACCATAGCTATCGAATCCGCGGAAGAAGAAGCCGAGATCGTCCAGCAGTTACGCCAGGGGCGAAGTGCGATCGAATCGGAACTGGCCAAGGTGATCATCGGGCAACACGACGTGATCGAGCAGTTGATCATCAGTCTGTTCGCCGGCGGACATTGTCTGATCACTGGAGCACCGGGGTTGGCCAAGACGCTGTTGGTCAGTTCGGTCGCCAAGATCTTTCACCTCGATTTCCAGCGGATCCAGTTCACGCCCGATCTGATGCCGGCGGACATCACCGGAACCGAGATCCTCGAGGACCTTGGCGATGGTCGGCGGGCGATGAAGTTTGTCCGCGGTCCGATCTTCGGCAACGTGATCCTCGCCGACGAGATCAACCGCACGCCGCCGAAGACCCAAGCGGCATTGTTGGAAGCGATGCAGGAACACCAGGTGACCGCTGCCGGTTCGCGGCATCCGCTCCCCGAACCCTTCTTCGTTTTGGCGACGCAAAACCCTATCGAAATGGAAGGGACCTATCCGTTGCCCGAAGCGCAATTGGACCGCTTTCTGTTTAACGTGCTGATCGATTACCTGCCGCACGAAGATGAATTGGCAGTCGTGATGCAGACGACGTCGAAAAAAGCCGAACCGATCCAGCCGCTGTTTACCGGCGTCGACGTGCTGAAATTCCAAGAGGTGGTCCGGCGGGTGCCGATCGCCAAGGAAGTCGCTTCGTATGCGGTCCAGCTGGCTGCGGCAACACGTCCCAACCGCGAGGGATCGCTCGACTTCATCAATCAATGGGTGACATGGGGAGCGGGAACGCGAGCCGCTCAAACGCTGGTCCTCGGTGCCAAAGCCCGCGCACTTCTGAACGGTCATTCCCACGTCTCGTTGGAAGATATACGCGCGTTGGCGAAACCGACGCTCCGGCATCGCGTGTTGTTGGGATACAAAGCGGAAGCCGAAGGGATCACCGTCGACCAGACGATCCAACGGCTGCTGGATACCACGCTGGCATGA
- a CDS encoding DUF58 domain-containing protein gives MSASSNDAPAQIDPSSLMRIKNLQLRAKTVVEGFYNGLHRSPFHGFSVEFSEYRPYTLGDDPRTLDWKLFARSDRYYIKRYEDETNRRCYLMVDQSKSMGFGSLDYTKADYTRTLAATLAHFLTQQRDAVGLMTFDRKVNEFIAARHRPGHMNRLLASLDQSFVGSGTDLSEPLEQLAALVSKRGLIILISDLLAPIDMLRTRLAYLRSRGHEMMILRVNDPAEIEFTLPQAAMIRDMETGKELYIDPEVAKAQYQANFKEHETQLVAICESLGIDLTQMVTNQPMDEALYQLLSLQTRRSRGPQRGGSLSAAARGAAT, from the coding sequence ATGAGTGCTTCGTCAAACGACGCTCCGGCGCAAATCGATCCCAGCTCGCTGATGCGGATCAAGAATCTGCAACTGCGAGCGAAAACGGTGGTCGAAGGTTTTTATAACGGCTTGCACCGCAGCCCCTTCCACGGGTTTTCGGTGGAGTTCAGCGAATACCGTCCGTACACGCTCGGCGACGATCCGCGGACGCTCGATTGGAAACTGTTCGCCCGCAGCGATCGGTACTACATCAAACGCTACGAAGACGAAACCAATCGTCGCTGCTATCTGATGGTCGACCAAAGCAAGTCGATGGGCTTCGGATCGCTCGACTATACGAAAGCCGACTACACGCGGACGCTCGCCGCCACGCTGGCCCATTTCTTGACCCAACAACGCGACGCGGTCGGATTGATGACGTTCGATCGGAAGGTCAACGAATTCATCGCCGCTCGGCATCGCCCCGGCCACATGAACCGCTTGCTCGCCAGCCTCGATCAGTCCTTTGTAGGATCCGGCACCGATCTCTCCGAACCGTTGGAACAACTGGCCGCGTTGGTCAGCAAACGTGGGCTGATCATCTTGATCTCCGATCTGTTGGCTCCCATCGACATGCTTCGCACACGGTTGGCTTACCTGCGTTCTCGCGGTCATGAGATGATGATCTTGAGAGTCAACGATCCCGCCGAAATCGAATTCACTCTGCCGCAAGCCGCGATGATCCGCGACATGGAAACGGGGAAGGAACTGTATATCGATCCCGAGGTCGCCAAGGCTCAGTACCAAGCGAATTTTAAAGAGCACGAAACCCAGCTGGTCGCGATCTGCGAATCGCTGGGAATCGACCTGACGCAGATGGTCACCAACCAACCGATGGACGAAGCGCTGTACCAATTGTTGAGTCTGCAGACGCGTCGCAGTCGTGGGCCGCAGCGCGGGGGAAGCCTTTCGGCCGCGGCGAGAGGAGCGGCGACATGA
- a CDS encoding BatA domain-containing protein → MSFLAPLYALGALAIGLPILFHLIRRRPKAQAEFSSLMFLTQSPPRLTRRSRLDQWPLLLLRALAILLLALAFARPFLRSMAQQETDPIGRRVVVLVDTSGSMLRGDLWKQAQQQVASVTDGLAANDQIALLIYDSAVTSVVGWDDQAVGGASSQAERIRRAMADITPSHGGSDLGSALIAAADILHNTAESIEEGDVAAGEIVIVSDLQEGNDLIPLQQYQWPASIVVSIAAVESAERGNLSAVVLPQPVASGESKQPQLRVRFHNTSDSVNDQFMYFWEGGKEGEDRIVQVPPGESRVVMIDPPAGTQHVLRFVGDQQAFDNQVYVALPPKLQQRVLYVGSQAEDPQSGLFYFLNQATLGNARREVAIEQVEPGGLPADLKPQHTPLVIVADVVPSAAMAGLKQYLGDGGHLLFVIDADPKDDPAIAASLRELSDSPSLAIEEAKVGDYAMLAKIDFQHPLFAPFADPKYNDFTKIRFWSHRRLTLAEEDGWQTVAEFDDNDPALIQRSIGAGRLWVLTAGWQPQQSQLALSTKFVPLISGMLEQGPNRSPLEASYAIGSQGELSVTPPCELVSPDGARREIEVDLSLEELKQPGVYRLIQSGVESSFAMNLPESESRTVAIGADQLEQYGLQMQRSESAEQIADRQRQLQDVQLESQQKIWQWMIFAALGILVTETWLGGYLAGRKS, encoded by the coding sequence ATGAGTTTCCTCGCTCCGCTGTACGCATTGGGCGCATTGGCGATCGGGTTGCCGATCTTGTTTCACTTGATCCGTCGTCGACCCAAGGCGCAAGCGGAATTCAGTTCGCTGATGTTCTTGACCCAGTCGCCGCCGCGGCTGACGCGGCGCAGCCGCTTGGATCAGTGGCCGCTGCTGTTGCTGCGGGCGTTGGCGATCCTGTTGCTGGCGTTGGCCTTTGCTCGTCCCTTCTTGCGGTCGATGGCCCAACAGGAGACCGATCCGATCGGGCGGCGAGTTGTCGTGTTGGTCGATACCAGCGGCAGCATGTTGCGGGGCGATCTCTGGAAACAGGCACAACAACAGGTCGCGTCGGTCACCGACGGTTTGGCGGCAAACGATCAGATCGCGTTGCTGATTTATGATTCCGCTGTCACATCGGTTGTCGGCTGGGATGATCAAGCGGTCGGCGGGGCGAGTTCGCAAGCCGAACGAATCCGCCGGGCGATGGCCGACATCACGCCAAGCCATGGCGGATCGGATCTTGGATCCGCGTTGATCGCCGCGGCCGACATCCTGCACAACACAGCCGAATCGATCGAAGAGGGAGACGTTGCCGCTGGGGAGATCGTGATTGTCAGCGATCTGCAGGAAGGGAACGACCTGATTCCGCTGCAACAATACCAATGGCCCGCGTCGATAGTGGTATCGATCGCGGCGGTCGAGTCCGCTGAACGCGGGAACCTGAGCGCTGTCGTGCTTCCTCAACCGGTCGCGAGCGGCGAATCGAAGCAGCCTCAGTTGCGGGTTCGCTTTCACAACACGAGCGATTCGGTCAACGATCAATTCATGTACTTTTGGGAAGGTGGCAAAGAGGGCGAGGATCGGATCGTGCAGGTTCCGCCGGGGGAGAGCCGCGTTGTGATGATCGATCCGCCGGCGGGGACGCAGCATGTGTTGCGATTTGTCGGAGACCAGCAGGCTTTCGACAATCAAGTTTATGTCGCCTTGCCGCCGAAATTGCAGCAGCGGGTGCTGTATGTCGGTTCGCAGGCGGAAGATCCGCAGAGCGGGCTGTTCTACTTTCTCAACCAAGCGACGTTGGGGAACGCTCGCCGCGAAGTAGCGATTGAACAAGTGGAACCCGGCGGGCTGCCGGCGGATTTAAAACCGCAGCACACGCCGTTGGTGATCGTTGCCGACGTGGTCCCGTCCGCTGCGATGGCGGGTCTAAAACAATACCTCGGCGACGGTGGGCATCTGTTGTTTGTGATCGACGCGGATCCGAAAGACGATCCCGCGATCGCCGCTTCGTTGCGGGAACTCTCCGATTCGCCATCGCTTGCGATCGAAGAAGCCAAGGTCGGCGACTATGCCATGCTGGCGAAGATCGATTTCCAACATCCGCTGTTCGCCCCCTTTGCCGATCCCAAATACAACGACTTCACCAAGATTCGGTTCTGGTCGCACCGACGGCTAACGCTGGCGGAGGAGGATGGTTGGCAAACGGTTGCGGAGTTCGACGACAACGATCCGGCATTGATCCAGCGATCGATCGGGGCAGGGCGACTGTGGGTCCTGACCGCTGGATGGCAGCCGCAGCAGAGCCAGTTGGCACTGTCGACCAAGTTTGTCCCGCTGATCTCGGGGATGCTCGAACAAGGGCCCAACCGCTCGCCATTGGAAGCCAGTTACGCGATCGGTTCGCAGGGCGAATTGTCGGTGACGCCGCCGTGTGAACTGGTGTCGCCCGACGGGGCGCGTCGCGAAATCGAAGTCGATCTTTCATTGGAAGAACTGAAACAACCGGGCGTCTATCGGTTGATCCAGAGTGGTGTCGAAAGCAGTTTTGCGATGAACCTGCCCGAAAGCGAAAGCCGCACCGTCGCGATCGGAGCGGACCAATTGGAGCAGTACGGATTGCAGATGCAGCGGAGCGAATCGGCGGAACAGATCGCCGACCGCCAGCGCCAACTGCAAGATGTCCAACTGGAAAGCCAGCAGAAGATCTGGCAATGGATGATCTTCGCCGCCCTCGGCATCTTGGTTACCGAAACCTGGCTCGGTGGCTACCTGGCCGGTCGGAAGTCGTAG
- a CDS encoding ABC transporter ATP-binding protein encodes MTQPTPKIELRDLQLEYSGRDGAVMPVLQSIDLTVREGEFICIVGPSGCGKSTLLNIACGFLQPTQGQVLIDGTVVQRPDRRRVFIFQNNAVFPWLTVQQNIGFGLLDQSPKERDEAVRHYTEMVGLTGFEQAYPRELSGGMNQRVEIARALAADPDVLYMDEPLGALDFLTRLKMRTDLVEIWRRTQKTILFVTHDVEESVQLADRVVVMSPRPAEIRAILDVDLPRPRNLDSPEYLAIRDKIFRTMGLDHSGMQAEV; translated from the coding sequence ATGACCCAACCAACACCCAAGATCGAACTTCGCGATCTGCAACTGGAGTACAGCGGCCGCGATGGGGCTGTGATGCCGGTGCTGCAATCGATCGATTTGACGGTCCGCGAGGGAGAGTTCATCTGCATCGTCGGCCCTTCGGGTTGCGGCAAGTCGACGTTGTTAAACATCGCCTGTGGATTCTTGCAGCCGACCCAAGGGCAAGTGCTGATCGACGGCACGGTGGTCCAGCGTCCCGATCGACGCCGCGTCTTTATCTTCCAGAACAACGCCGTCTTCCCGTGGCTGACCGTCCAGCAGAACATCGGATTTGGTCTGTTGGATCAATCGCCAAAAGAACGCGACGAAGCGGTTCGGCACTACACCGAGATGGTCGGATTGACCGGTTTCGAACAGGCCTATCCCCGCGAACTCTCCGGCGGCATGAACCAACGGGTCGAGATCGCGAGAGCGTTGGCTGCCGATCCCGATGTGCTGTACATGGACGAGCCGTTGGGTGCGCTCGACTTCTTGACCCGTCTGAAGATGCGGACCGATCTGGTCGAGATCTGGCGGCGGACGCAGAAGACGATCCTGTTCGTAACGCACGACGTCGAGGAATCGGTGCAATTAGCCGACCGCGTGGTTGTGATGAGCCCACGTCCGGCGGAGATCCGCGCGATTCTCGACGTCGACCTGCCGCGTCCCCGCAACCTCGACTCTCCCGAATACCTCGCGATCCGCGACAAGATCTTCCGCACGATGGGGCTGGACCATTCGGGAATGCAAGCCGAAGTGTAA
- a CDS encoding ABC transporter permease, with amino-acid sequence MLARKILLGTLGIGIFLLIWHLATLGNSRTDVPGPWLAFNGLIELAGQGVLWRYVIASVFRVAWGFFLAAIVGIPLGLAIGWSLWIRELLNPLVQALRPISPIAWLPIAVLVFGGVQWWEPSDLAAIFLIFLASLFPIVTAATSSVGAIDEKYLRAAENFGVRGLPLLRLVILPAALPQILTGLRLAMGIAWVVVVAAEMLGVQSGLGFQINDSRNNLRYDFIVAAMLVISVIGMLLDTAMSRIERTSLARTGMARR; translated from the coding sequence ATGCTTGCACGCAAGATTCTGCTGGGGACGCTGGGGATCGGGATCTTCCTTTTGATCTGGCATCTGGCGACGCTGGGGAACAGCCGGACCGACGTTCCCGGACCTTGGTTGGCGTTCAACGGGCTGATCGAACTAGCCGGGCAGGGCGTGCTGTGGCGGTACGTGATCGCTTCGGTCTTCCGCGTCGCCTGGGGATTTTTCCTGGCCGCGATCGTTGGTATTCCGTTGGGCCTGGCGATCGGTTGGTCGCTGTGGATTCGCGAGTTGTTGAATCCGTTGGTTCAAGCGTTGCGGCCGATCTCGCCGATCGCATGGCTGCCGATTGCGGTGTTGGTCTTTGGCGGAGTGCAATGGTGGGAACCAAGCGATCTGGCGGCGATCTTCTTGATCTTCCTGGCGTCGCTGTTTCCAATCGTTACCGCCGCGACATCGTCGGTTGGTGCGATCGATGAAAAGTATTTGCGAGCCGCCGAAAACTTTGGCGTTCGCGGGCTGCCGCTGCTGCGATTGGTGATCCTGCCGGCCGCGCTGCCGCAGATTTTGACTGGCCTGCGTTTGGCGATGGGGATCGCCTGGGTCGTCGTCGTCGCTGCGGAGATGTTAGGCGTTCAATCGGGACTTGGGTTTCAGATCAACGATTCGCGGAACAACCTCCGCTACGATTTTATCGTAGCGGCGATGTTGGTGATTTCGGTGATCGGGATGCTGTTGGATACCGCGATGTCGCGGATCGAACGGACATCGTTGGCACGCACTGGGATGGCAAGACGATGA